The Schizosaccharomyces pombe strain 972h- genome assembly, chromosome: I genome contains a region encoding:
- the scn3 gene encoding TatD DNase family Scn1, whose amino-acid sequence MESIIDAHCHPTDAPQELHLVANLSVGKLIVMGTRPTDQKYVEQLAKEYPGKVIPSFGIHPWFSYYLYDDLDKDLQSSETRKKKHYEKILTPIPDEDFINALPNPVPISEFLEDARRHLKQYPNALIGEIGLDKPFRLPVGPYDARSSLPQGPLSPFYVKMEHQCKVFEAQVRLAAEFQRAVSVHCVQTYALLYSSLAKFWDGRWIPSKTKIRKMKKEEYENSLAEERKHYPPKICLHSYSGSIEQISQFSAHKVPTEFYYSFSIGINSRYKNFIQTLKGVPDDKLLAESDHHSASQIDELVRQSLNVMSEAKSWTFEDTITKISSNSKAFLKVT is encoded by the coding sequence ATGGAATCTATCATTGACGCTCATTGCCATCCAACTGATGCACCGCAAGAATTACATTTGGTTGCTAATCTTTCTGTTGGTAAATTAATAGTAATGGGAACCCGGCCGACAGATCAAAAGTATGTCGAACAACTTGCGAAAGAATACCCTGGTAAAGTAATACCTAGTTTTGGGATACATCCATGgttttcttattatttGTACGATGATTTGGATAAAGATTTGCAAAGTAGTGAAAcgagaaaaaagaagcattacgaaaaaatattgactCCAATACCTGATGAAGATTTTATCAATGCTCTTCCCAACCCAGTCCCGATTTCAGAATTTTTGGAGGACGCTCGTCGACATCTTAAACAGTACCCAAACGCTCTCATTGGCGAAATCGGCTTGGATAAGCCATTTCGATTGCCAGTTGGCCCATATGATGCAAGGTCCTCACTTCCTCAAGGACCTCTATCACCATTTTACGTAAAAATGGAACATCAATGTAAAGTGTTTGAAGCACAAGTGCGTCTTGCTGCAGAATTCCAACGTGCTGTTAGTGTTCACTGCGTTCAGACGTATGCTCTTTTGTATAGCAGTTTAGCTAAATTTTGGGATGGTCGCTGGATTCCTTCCAAAACGAAAATACGaaagatgaagaaagaagagtACGAAAATTCTCTTGCTGAAGAACGAAAGCATTACCCTCCCAAAATTTGCCTTCATAGCTACTCTGGTAGCATTGAGCAAATTTCTCAGTTTTCAGCCCATAAAGTTCCGACCGAGTTTTACTACTCTTTTTCAATAGGTATAAATAGTcgttataaaaattttattcaaacaCTTAAAGGCGTTCCCGACGATAAGCTATTGGCAGAGAGTGATCATCACAGTGCTAGCCAAATCGATGAATTAGTTCGACAATCTTTGAACGTTATGTCAGAAGCTAAGTCCTGGACTTTTGAGGATactattacaaaaatttcaagtaactctaaagcatttttgaaagtaaCTTGA
- the set13 gene encoding ribosome L32 lysine methyltransferase Set13 produces the protein MLKQAESMLKWAIEKDNYTTSEKIGLNDYRHVHESLGIGFIALEDIKEDEKLVSFKKDSVLCLTNSDLAQLPEVQSLPSWAALLLVMATENASPNSFWRPYLSIFPTKERITSPFYWDENKKDALLRGTVLESNEDCNEITQLWIDRIEPIIKLYPNRFSQVSYEDFLRMSAVMLAYSFDIEKTKSPISNENEKSAAETSIKEDKNGDAAKKNEGSANQDDEKLHSQSLVGNNCEVNSEDEFSDLESEVDPDELEKAMCPISDMFNGDDELCNIRLYDINGTLTMIATRDIKKGEQLWNTYGELDNSELFRKYGFTKKKGTPHDFVLIKKEHWLPEYIEKLGFEEVEARLELLCREELLYNLEGDFTFSKADLTFKEICLAFVLMEKEKELISVPSKSDIKPKHYRKLLKIIEKRINMYPKISDPKNFDEENAKTLIEGEIDILQNLSAKVKEALTKNRPKKKQKVDH, from the exons ATGTTGAAGCAAGCGGAATCTATGTTAAAATGGGCAATCGAAAAGGATAATTATACTActtctgaaaaaattggacTCAACGATTACCGTCACGTACATGAGTCACTGGGGATTGGATTCATCGCCTTAGAGGACATTAAG gaagatgaaaaattagTCAGTTTCAAGAAGGATAGTGTTTTGTGCTTGACAAATTCGGACTTGGCACAACTTCCCGAAGTTCAAAGTTTACCCAGTTGGGCTGCCCTTTTGTTAGTAATGGCAACTGAAAATGCAAGTCCTAACTCGTTTTGGAGACCTTACTTGTCGATCTTCCCAACCAAAGAAAGAATTACTTCACCCTTTTACTGggatgaaaacaaaaaagatgcCCTTCTGAGAGGTACCGTATTAGAATCCAATGAGGATTGTAATGAAATTACACAATTATGGATCGACAGAATTGAACCCATAATTAAGTTATACCCAAATCGGTTTTCACAAGTGAGCTATGAGGACTTCTTGCGAATGAGTGCTGTAATGCTTGCATATAGCTTCGACATTGAAAAAACGAAATCGCCAATTTcgaatgaaaatgaaaagtcTGCTGCTGAAACTTCGATAAAGGAGGACAAAAATGGAGATGCTGCTAAGAAGAATGAAGGTTCGGCTAATCAAGATGACGAAAAATTGCATTCACAAAGTCTTGTGGGTAACAACTGTGAAGTAAATTCAGAAGACGAATTTTCTGATCTCGAATCTGAGGTCGACCCTGATGAACTTGAAAAGGCAATGTGTCCTATATCTGATATGTTTAATGGTGACGATGAACTTTGTAAC ATTCGTCTCTACGATATCAATGGAACACTTACGATGATTGCTACTCGGGATATCAAAAAAGGAGAGCAATTGTGGAATACTTATGGGGAATTAGATAATTCAGAGTTATTTAGGAAATATGGATTTACTAAGAAGAAAGGTACTCCACATGACTTTgttttgattaaaaaagagCACTGGCTTCCTGAGTACATTGAAAAGCTTGGATTTGAAGAAGTAGAAGCACGTCTTGAATTATTATGTCGTGAAGAGTTACTTTACAATTTGGAGGG tgattttacattttcaaaagcgGATTTGACgttcaaagaaatttgtttgGCCTTTGTGTtgatggaaaaagaaaaggaattaaTATCTGTTCCTTCGAAATCAGACATAAAACCAAAGCATTATAGAAAACTACTCAAGATTATTGAAAAGCGGATAAATATGTATCCGAAGATTTCAGATCCAAAGAATTTTGATGAGGAAAATGCAAAGACATTAATTGAAGGGGAAATTGATATACTTCAAAATCTCTCTGCGAAAGTCAAAGAAGCCCTGACAAAAAATCGACccaagaaaaagcaaaaggtTGATCACTGA
- the bet5 gene encoding TRAPP complex subunit Bet5, translated as MTIYAFYIYSRKCECVFAHRWKPSDRNSMETLVSQLEQNSIEDDMEKLIFGVVFSLRNMVKKITADQDQFMSYTTSKYKLHFYETPTNLRLIFITNPKIDSLTHVLQQIYTTLYVEFVVKHPLYTHVPPSAEEGGINCEIFRITLDRFVRTLSCF; from the exons ATGACTATTTATGccttttatatttatagcAGAAAAT GTGAATGTGTTTTCGCACATAGGTGGAAACCCTCGGATCGCAACTCTATGGAAACGTTAGTTTCTCAGTTGGAACAAAATTCTATTGAAGATGACATGGAGAAACTCATTTTTGGTGTAGTATTTTCCTTGAGAAATATGGTAAAGAAAATCACAGCTGACCAAGATCAATTCATGTCCTATACGACCAGCAAATACAAACTACATTTTTACGAAACACCTACGAATCTACGTTTGATTTTCATTACAAATCCAAAGATAGATTCTTTAACTCATGTCTTACAGCAGATTTATACAACACTTTATGTCGAGTTCGTGGTTAAGCATCCTTTGTATACTCATGTCCCTCCCAGTGCCGAGGAAGGGGGCATTAATTGCGAAATATTTCGTATTACACTAGACCGATTTGTGAGAACGTTAAGCTGCTTTTAA
- the fcf2 gene encoding rRNA processing protein Fcf2, producing the protein MTEIGLSVDLATISKLLESAKSTLQEKQASDDDKHGQQKLLTKIPKIISSSFELPSYFEKKFVMGLKKDELVENSESYINDASFEPTVPIYESHVSAPGISKKKKNIKDTAGSNWFDMPATELTESVKRDIQLLKMRNALDPKRHYRRENTKSMPKYFQVGSIVEGPQDFYSSRIPTRERKETIVDELLHDSERRSYFKKKYLELQKSKMSGRKGQYKKLQQRRKPSYLK; encoded by the coding sequence atgaCTGAGATTGGGCTCTCTGTAGATTTAGCAACAATCTCAAAGCTACTAGAATCTGCAAAATCCACATTACAAGAAAAGCAAGCGTCTGACGATGATAAGCATGGCCAACAAAAGTTGCTCACCAAAATTCCCAAAATAATCAGCTCTTCTTTTGAATTGCCttcatattttgaaaagaaattcgTTATGggattgaaaaaagatgaattaGTGGAGAATAGCGAGTCATATATTAATGATGCGTCGTTCGAGCCAACAGTACCTATTTATGAAAGTCATGTTTCAGCCCCTGGTATatcaaagaagaagaaaaatattaaagacACTGCTGGATCGAATTGGTTTGACATGCCTGCCACCGAGCTCACAGAATCGGTGAAACGCGACATTCAGCTATTGAAGATGAGAAATGCACTAGATCCGAAACGGCATTACCGAAGGGAAAACACGAAATCTATGCCCAAATACTTTCAGGTGGGTTCCATCGTTGAAGGTCCTCAGGACTTTTACTCTAGTCGTATCCCCACTCGAGAGCGCAAAGAGACAATTGTTGACGAATTATTGCACGATTCAGAAAGACGATCGTActtcaagaaaaaatatctagaattacaaaaatcgAAAATGAGTGGACGGAAGGGGcaatataaaaaacttcAGCAGCGCCGAAAACCTTCTTACTTGAAATAG
- the sak1 gene encoding DNA-binding transcription factor Sak1 has product MNPSDLPGQIPLSRSDMNVQDQLDPVQRFDTHFMLPQEENFLNRPSITSESAHPRGSDLEQETELKRLALEHEHYSLESLAEKLRMDHVSANSEKFRQVFGICWLKRACEEQQDAAVQRNQIYAHYVEICNSLHIKPLNSASFGKLVRLLFPSIKTRRLGMRGHSKYHYCGIKLRGQDSFRRLRTFSDSSLSPVSCSSFPKPIPNHFENDVSSIQNTNQRVESSPASVNAAAIVRKSAVTPSSDPYNSPPPSIPLLGSQTNLQLAPSFAAPQAHPLPSHLSQSNVPPQLSHSSVPSPAPPRSVSQPTYFSQPMPQFSSSFVPGTSSIVPTLHPASAQEDFNLQHSLFFKLKLKFLPPHKLPWIPSLDVSSFSLPPIDYYLNGPYDNVEAKSALMNIYSSHCITLIESVRYMHLKQFLSEISNFPNSLSPSLLALLSSPYFTKWIERSDTVMYREILKLLFPMTLQVVPPPVLVLLRHLAENLVNHISSIYASHSSCLLQVKSETAAIFSNLLSRLLRVNDTAHAAARFLANPADRHLICNDWERFVSTRFIVHRELMCNDKEAVAALDEWYSILSTCSNPSELLDPLKDKHEASDTSMNRVELRQIDGVLDRMADFFLELPSRFPSCSPRMFLLCLGALQTSVLREITVSGGEAFGALWVIRCWVDEYMTWVAEIGGYLDDSYDELEQHHANFHNKAGISQSNIPPHLQEHRQSQQHFQQDIEALQSQQQQQATKNSLMEAAYQNAQKQKEDDYISIVFDTNGACS; this is encoded by the coding sequence ATGAATCCATCTGATTTACCAGGTCAAATACCTCTGTCTAGATCAGATATGAATGTCCAAGATCAATTGGACCCGGTTCAACGCTTTGATACTCATTTTATGCTTCCCCAGGAGgagaattttttgaatcgCCCCTCCATAACCTCCGAATCTGCACATCCACGAGGAAGTGATTTAGAGCAAGAGACAGAACTAAAAAGACTTGCGTTGGAACATGAACATTACTCTTTAGAGTCGCTAGCGGAAAAGCTGCGAATGGACCACGTAAGTGCCAATTCGGAAAAATTTCGCCAGGTTTTTGGCATATGTTGGTTAAAGCGTGCTTGTGAAGAACAACAAGATGCTGCTGTCCAACGAAATCAAATATACGCTCATTACGTCGAAATCTGTAACTCTTTGCATATCAAACCTCTAAATTCCGCTTCGTTTGGAAAACTGGTTCGTTTGCTCTTTCCTTCCATCAAAACCCGACGTTTAGGCATGCGTGGCCACTCAAAATACCATTATTGTGGTATTAAACTGCGTGGTCAAGACTCTTTTCGCAGACTACGTACCTTTTCAGATTCAAGTCTTTCCCCCGTTTCCTGTTCTTCGTTTCCCAAACCTATTCCCaatcattttgaaaacgaTGTTTCTTCTATTCAAAACACAAATCAGCGTGTAGAAAGCAGCCCTGCATCGGTTAATGCTGCGGCTATAGTTAGAAAATCCGCTGTCACCCCTTCATCAGATCCTTACAATTCGCCTCCTCCTTCTATACCTTTGCTAGGAAGTCAAACCAATTTGCAATTGGCTCCTTCTTTTGCTGCTCCACAAGCCCATCCCCTACCTTCACATCTTTCACAATCCAATGTTCCGCCACAACTTTCTCATTCTTCGGTACCTTCACCTGCACCACCCCGTTCTGTGTCCCAACCGACCTATTTTTCTCAACCCATGCCTCAgttttcttcttcgttTGTACCCGGTACTTCTTCGATAGTACCTACCTTGCATCCTGCTTCTGCACAAGAAGATTTTAATCTTCAACATTCCCTATTCTTCAAACTTAAACTTAAATTCTTGCCTCCTCATAAGCTTCCTTGGATCCCATCATTAGACGTGTCTTCATTTTCCTTACCTCCTATTGACTATTATTTAAATGGTCCATACGATAATGTCGAGGCGAAATCTGCATTAATGAACATTTATTCTTCGCATTGCATTACTCTAATTGAATCAGTCCGGTATATGCATCTCAAGCAATTTCTGTCCGAGATCTCTAACTTTCCCAATTCCCTCTCTCCTTCTCTTTTAGCTTTGCTGTCCTCTCCTTATTTCACGAAATGGATTGAGCGTTCTGATACCGTTATGTACAGGGAAATACTGAAGTTGCTATTCCCTATGACTCTTCAAGTGGTACCTCCGCCAGTCTTGGTGCTACTGCGTCATTTAGCTGAGAATCTCGTTAATCACATATCCAGCATATACGCTTCTCATTCATCTTGTCTTCTCCAAGTCAAATCTGAGACTGCCGCAATCTTTAGTAACTTATTGTCTCGTCTTTTGCGTGTCAACGATACGGCTCATGCTGCTGCTAGGTTCCTTGCCAACCCTGCCGACAGGCATTTAATTTGTAACGACTGGGAACGATTTGTCAGTACAAGATTTATTGTACATAGAGAATTAATGTGCAATGACAAAGAAGCAGTAGCCGCGTTGGATGAGTGGTATTCTATCCTTTCAACCTGTTCAAATCCTTCTGAGCTTTTAGACCCTTTGAAGGACAAACATGAAGCCAGTGATACATCAATGAACAGGGTCGAACTTCGACAAATTGATGGTGTTTTAGATCGTATGGCAGATTTTTTTCTGGAGTTGCCTTCCAGATTTCCCTCCTGCTCTCCTAGAATGTTTCTTCTATGCCTAGGCGCTTTACAAACTAGTGTGCTTCGTGAAATCACGGTCAGTGGAGGTGAAGCATTTGGGGCTCTTTGGGTAATTAGATGTTGGGTCGATGAATACATGACTTGGGTGGCAGAGATTGGCGGATACCTCGATGATAGTTATGATGAGCTGGAACAGCATCATGCTAACTTTCATAATAAAGCTGGAATATCTCAGAGTAATATCCCTCCTCATTTACAGGAGCACCGTCAATCCCAGCAACACTTCCAACAAGACATCGAAGCTTTGCAATcacaacaacaacaacaagCCACTAAAAATTCCTTGATGGAAGCTGCCTACCAGAATGCTCAGAAGCAAAAGGAAGACGACTATATATCCATTGTATTTGATACAAATGGTGCTTGTAGTTGA